The stretch of DNA GCGTTTTTCTGGGAGCTCGTCACGCTGATCGACATCATGCTGCTGGGCCACTGGATCGAGATGCGGTCGGTCCGGCGGGCCTCCAGCGCGGTCGACGAACTGGCGAAACTGATGCCAGACACCGCCGAGCGTATTACCGACGACGGAGAAACCGAGGAGGTTCCCGTCAGGGAGCTCTCGGAAGGCGATCTCGTGCTCGTCCGGCCGGGCGCAAGTGTCCCTGCTGACGGCACCGTCGAGGAAGGTGATTCGGACGTCAACGAGTCGATGATCACTGGCGAGTCCAAGCCCGTCTCGAAGGAGCCTGGCGACGAGGTCATCGGCGGCACCATCAACGGCGATGGTAGTCTCCGCGTCCGTGTTGGCGCGACGGGCGAGGAGACGACGCTGGCGGGCATCATGCGTCTCGTCGAGGAAGCCCAGCAGAGCAAGTCCAAGACGCAGGTACTGGCCGACCGGGCGGCAGGCTGGCTGTTCTACGTCGCGCTCGGGGCGGCAGTCGTGACGGCGATTGCGTGGACCGTCGCGGTCTCGTTCGACGCGACCGTCATCGAGCGAGTCGTGACGGTGCTCGTCATCGCCTGCCCGCACGCCCTCGGGCTCGCCATTCCGCTGGTCGTCGCGATCAACACGTCGCTCGCCGCTCGCAACGGGATGCTCGTTCGCGACCGCATCGCGATGGAAGACGCACGGAATCTGGACGCGATCATCTTCGACAAGACAGGGACGCTTACCGAGGGCGAACACGGCGTCGTGGATATGGCGACCGTCAACGGCGTCGACGAGGACGACGCGCTCGGGCTGGCGGCAGCCGTCGAGAGTGACTCCGAACACATGATCGCGCGAGCGATTCGCGAGGCCGCCGACGAGCGAGACCTAACTACTCCCGACGCGACCGCCTTCGAGGCGATCAAAGGGCGAGGGGTTCGCGCAAACGTCGATGGAAACGAGGTGTACGTCGGTGGGCCGAACCTGTTGACCCAGCTCGATAGCGAGATCCCCGCCCATCTCCAGCGCTTCGCTGACGAGGCGGGACAGAACGCTCAAACGGTGGTGTATCTCGTTCGTGACAGTGAGTTGATCGCCGCGTTCGCGATGGCCGACGTAATCCGTGAAGAGAGTTTCCGCGTCGTCGACGCCCTCCACGATCTGGGAATCGAAGTGGCGATGCTGACTGGCGACTCCCAGGACGTCGCCAACGCTGTCGCTGACGAACTGGGCATCGACACGGTGTTCGCCGAGGTCCTCCCCGAAGACAAAGACGAGAAAGTCCAGGAACTCCAAGACCAGGGGAAGCTCGTGGGGATGGTTGGTGACGGTGTAAACGATGCGCCGGCGCTGACGCGAGCCGACGTCGGGATCGCCATCGGGAGCGGCACCGACGTCGCCGTCCAGTCGGCGGATGTCATTCTCGTGCAGAACAACCCGATGGATGTAGTGCGACTCGTGAAACTCAGTAAGGCGAGCTACCGGAAGATGCAGGAGAACATCGTCTGGGCCGCCGGCTACAACGTGTTCGCGATTCCGCTCGCAGCAGGCGTGTTGGCACCGATCGGGATTCTGCTGTCTCCCGCTGTGGGTGCGCTTCTGATGTCGTTGAGTACAGTAATCGTCGCCATCAACGCGCAACTGCTCCGCCGGGTGGATCTATCCATCCCCGAGCTTCCAGGAGTGACACCATCCACTAGCACCCAAACTGCAGACTGAAACTCTGCCTGATCGCTTTAGGAGGGGTTTTTCGATTGCATACGGTTGGTATTCGGAATCAGAAAATCGGTGCAGTTTGGATAGATGGCACTCTGTAAACCGATTTAACGGGCTATAGATGCCAGTTTTCCCACTCACGCCGCGCCTCTTCTTGAGAAGCTGGTTGTCCTCACACGAGTTATCTCAGCATAGTTGATTCCAGAATCTCCCGACCAGTTTCTCACCCTCAACGTCGAGCAGGATGATTGAGTCATCATCAATGAAGGTGTTAGCTATGAGTGAACGAAGCGTAGCTGCGAGACTTACAGAGTACTTGTTTGTGCTGACCGATTCAACAGCAGCGGTTCCTGCGCAAAGAGGATGGGATCGCGCCGCTTGTGTGACTGGCTGATGGGATAGCTCACATGACTTCTCAGGAGCACCGATTGACCGACGCCTACCTTGTCGGGTTGACACTCACAGAGGCACTCAAAGCCGATCAGTCCCTCTGCACGGCTCTTCGAACTCTGGAGGGGCCGTTCGATTCGCTCAATGACGGCTACCCAGAGTGGCATCCAGCACCGCACTCGTTCGAGGGGATGGTACGCTTGTTACTCTACCGCGAACTCACTGGCGAAAGCTACCGTTCGCTCGCCCAGTATCCCGAACTCGCAGTTGTCTTCGACTTGGAGAAAATCCCCGACGAATCGGTGCTCTCGCGGACCTGGCGTAACCGGTTCGACGAGGCGACCCGGGAGTTCGTCACCACAGCCGCCCACTACGTCATCAAGGAAGTCCACGATCGCGACATCTCAGCGCCGGAGGTGCGGCCTAAGGCAGAGATCGTCGACGATGAGCAAGAAGCCGCAGATCCAGTAGAAGACAAATCCTTCTCACAGGAGGAGATCATCCAGACAACGCGCCTCGCGCGTGATCACGCCTTCGGTCACTTCGACTCTGGTCGGGCGTCGAACGCCTCGTACGAGGACACACAATTCTTTGAGCTACAGACGTTCATGGGGATGGTCCACTGTGGAACTGCGCAGGGAGCGACTCGCTTCCAATATCGCCATGGCGAAGAGTACAGCCCCCATGGTGATACCCACCTCCGCGCCGTCAAGCAGTTCGATCCCGAAGAACTCGTGAACGGATTCAACGAGACAACGGATCGCTTGCTCTCCGTGATCGCCTCGGAAGCATCCTTTCGAAGGCCGGTCACCGCTGCAATCGATATCACGACTATTCCCTATTACGGAGAGGTCGAAGGAATGCCGATGGTCAGCGGGACCAAGGACAGAGACGGTCGAGCATTCAAATTCGCAACCCTCTCGATCATCGGGCAGAACATCCCGCTCGTTCTGGCGGTTGAGCCGGTCCGTGAGAGTTCCGAGTGGGATGAGAACCCGTCGAATCAGATCCATCGTACTGTGCGACGGCTCGTTCGACGAGCGAAAGAACAAGTTCCGATCGAGACGGTGCTGTGTGATCGAGAGTTTGACTCGATACAAGTGTTCCAGACACTCTCAAACCTCGATGTGAACTACCTCATTCCGAAGCGAGTCTCAAGCTCCGAACGGGATGTGCTCGAACAAATGGAGGGAGACGACCAAGAGGTGGCTGTTGAGTCGGCTTCTATCCATGTAGAATCTGGATCGCATCCAATGCGGCTCCTGTACGTGCCGTCGACGAGTGGGGAGGGAACGGCCGTCTTCGCGACGAATCTACGAGTCGGTCCTGAGGAAGCCGAGACATTCTGTCAGCGCTACAGCCGCCGGTGGCAGATCGAGAGTGAGTACAAATCGATCAAAGGTGATTTTCTCGCGAAGACCTCCTCGAAAGACTACCGCATTCGTTTGTTCTACTTCGTTTTCGCGGTCCTCTTGTACAATATCTGGCGGCTCACCGACTTCCTGCTGAAAGCGAGTGTGGGAGGTGAGATGGACTACGCACCTGTGATTACTGCGGGTGAGTGTGTTGAGCTCGTTGCCTCGTCGTTGATTCCACACGACTAACCGGCTGATCCCCCTGAGTCCGCCGTTTGGGAGTGACAACCCTAATCAGGAGCGGCAGAATCTACGCAATTTCGCACGTCCGCCCAGTAGATGCGATCGGTAAGGATCCAAATCAGGACTGGTCGGTGAGAAGAACCACGAAGTGATGTTAATTCGATCTGAAACTGGGCTATCCTCCGAAACTGTGCTCGGTTCGCTACTACGATTCTGTATAGCGACATAAAGTTTATCTGATTTCATGCCCGGTACGCATATTCTGTTGTTGGTTGTGGTGACTGTGATGGTCAAAAAGACCGACAAAATTATACTATAACCAACTATATCGCTGCATATGCCGAAATCGCCTGATTCAGATTCACTCACCAATCAGGACGAGCCCTCCTGGACGCTGCTGGACCGCGACGGCCTCGTCGACGCCTACTGGGACGTCGTCGCCCCCGCCATGCGGGCCGACGGACTCGACCCCGAGACCGAGCAGCCGACCTACGAATGGCTCAACGAAAATGGGTTCCGCCGCTTCATCTACACACTGCAAGAACACCACGATACCACCGTCACGGAATTCTGCAAGCAGGACCTCGAACTCGAATCCCAAGGGTACGACTGGGAGATTGACCACGCCGACACTGTCGAAGCACTGGAACGCTACCTAGACCGCCAGCAACAGCGCAAGTCCTGGAGTGAGTCCACCATCGACGCACATCGGAGTCGTCTCGGGCGGTACGTGCGTGCCTACGCCGATGTGAACGACGCAGATGACCTCCTCTCGCCGGTCGCCAGAGAGTCAGCGATACCTGCGCACGAAGCTGTCGACGCCTGCTGGGCTACGTTCGACGAGCTGGACCAAGAGGTTGCCCGAGAGACGTTACGGCGCATCTACATCACCGTCTCGGACTGGTACACGACACTGGTCAGCCGTCGCGAAGCGGCGTTGAATCCCACCGACGGACTCGACTACAACTGGAGCGGAGACGACGCCGGGACGACGTCGAATCCTCCCCTGGGGCCCGACCACGTCGCAGCTCTGTTCGAAGCCGCCGAAGACACTCGTGAGAAGTTACTCGTCGTGGCGCTCTGCGGGTGGGGGCTCCGGTCGGGCGAGGTTGCAGCCCTTCATGCCGACCAACTCGTGTTGGAGGACGATGCACCCCGCATCGAGTTCGAGAGCCGCAAAAACGGTCCAGGGTCGGTCGCCCTCATCTACGGCCAGGACGTCGTCGAAACTCGAACCGCACAGTTTTCTGATAACGAAGACTGGAGCGGGTACCTGTTTCCGTCGCCCCGGTCGTCGAGTGGTCACCGAACCGGCGGAACCATCCGCAACTGGTTCGACGAGCTCGCCGAACGAGCTGCGCTCCCAGCAATGATCGATGGCCGTCGGCCGGTCCCCCAGATGGCCCGGCGGTTCTGGTACGACCGGTATTCTTCCACTGTCGAAGAGCTGGTCGAGCACCAGATTCAGGAGGTCGCTGAGGAACAGGGGAGTGCCTCTGCAAGCGTGGTCTGGGAAGATTACCTCTCAGAGGATCGTCGCCGCGAACTCCGACGAGAGTTCATGCGAGAAAAGCTTGCACTTGCCTTCGAGAGTGAGCCGAACTGAACGGGTAAATACAGCCCTTGAGCCGGGTCCTTCTTCCATGACAGTTCTTCGACTGGGGACAGGAGCACCTTCTGACATTGCGATTAACATCTTTGCTTTATATACAAGGCTAACTGAAGTCGAACTTTCATTTCCATGCTTATATTTGGGGTTGGATTCTATCAAAAATATCTACTTTTCAATATATACAGATTGCAATGTTAGTACCAAAATAATTTACGAGGGTGGTTGGAGCTGCTAAGGGGCTGAGCTCTATATTACTACGTAATATATAGGCCACCTTGCAGATTTTCACCAAACTTTTTAGGATGAAACGAAGTACCCGACCACAGGTGATGCGAGCGAGATGATGACGCTATAGTAAGATACCGAACATACTGAATCACGGCATCTGGCCGGGCGTGACCTCGACCGCATCGCGTTGCGAGCAACTACCACCTGATAAGAGACATCTATGAGCAACAGCACTCCCGATTCGAACGCGTCGTCCACGACCACACTTCGTAAACTCGCTTCACACGCCAAGCTACGAGCATCCCAGGCGGCCGCGAACCCCACATTCCGGCGGGCAGTCCAGTTCTCGTTAACCCTGTTCCTGTTTAGCGGGACTGCGATGGCCCAAACAACGATTGGAGATACCTACTGTGGGACCAGCGTCGAGGGGCTCCTCGATGTCACGTTCGGGGCCCTTGTCGGGCTTGGACTCCCAGCGACGATGTTCTACGTCGGTCGCTCTGGACTCTCGTATATGCGAGCGTCGGGTAATCCCAACCAGCAAAATGAGGCCCGCAAGGACCTCATTCTGTCGATGACTGGCTTTGGGGTAATTCTCCTGGCGATTGTCTCGCCAGAACTCATTGACAAATTCGCTAGTGCAGCGAGTGTCCAGTTCAGCGACTGCGTGAAACCACTCAGCTAATCATAAGCACGTATGTCTGTTCCACTCCGGGTGTTGGTGCCGGTGTTGGTCTGTCTGGTAGTGACGACGCCGACAGTCGTTGCTTCGGGAGTGGGACTACAGACTGAGCGAGTATCGCCCACCGTCCAGCAGCAAGCGGAGAATCGGACAGCGAACGGAACACCGACGCTCCGAGCAGCCCAACAGCCGGCTGCTAATCGCACCGAGAGTGCCCACTCACGCCCACCGAACGTGACGTCCTGGAACGACCGATATGTCGAGGGCTACACCACCGGCGGGATCAATTTCTCTGCCCGGCCATCACACGTGAGTTGGGAGTCGTGCTGTCGGTTGCAGTCCTCGACAGAAATCGACGGGCCCCTGTTCAGTGAGGTCTATATCGAGATTTTCTCGATTACGCCCTCGACCGTTGTCCATTCCCGAGCGGGCACGCAGCGCTACGGAAGTCCAAACGGCACCGCCCGGGCGGTGTCGAATTTCCGCATCAATGACCGGCTGCTCAATTCCACAACGAGTCCAGTCGGGGCGAATCTCACCAGTCTTGGTGGTCAGGTCGTATTACTGGCCAACGGGACTGTCGTGGACACCTCGTCGTCGTTGACACCCGAACTCCAGTTCCGTGGCCTATCGGGTACAACGAATCTGACGGTCCGGCTGACACTCACGGGGATCGTACAACCCGCCGACAACGAAGTTCGGTCGTACACGATGACGGTGACTGACTCGGAAACGGTCCGAGTCCAGGAACTCTCCGGACTCGGGGTGTCAGGCCAACTGGCCTGGCATAACGAGACTGGACCAACTCGTAACGAGAGCGCGCTGACCCTGTCTCTGCCTGGACTGTGGCAGCGAGTGCAGTTCGACAACGGACTGCGTGCCCACAGCCAGTGGTCCTACTACACCCGCAACGGCGATGGGTGGACCGAGTGGGAGACGACGGCTACGCAACCTGGCGCCGTCGCGCCGGAATGGCAGCCGATTGCCCCCTACGAAGTGCATGCGGTGCCGGTGACTGCGGGTCCGGAACTCACCTACGAGTGGCTCGACGCAACGGATACTGCGTCGACGAACTCCCGTGACGTGCCCGTCGACCTCACATATCCAGAGGCAACGATGGCACCCCAGCCGCCGCTCCCACCGGAAATCGAGTTAGACCGAGCGGGCAACTCGACGACTTCAAACCGATTCACGCTCCATAGTTCCCGGTCGCTTCGTGGCGCCGGCGAGTTCACCGTCTATGGTCTCGTCCGTGGTCGGTCAGTGAATGTCTCGGTGAACACCGCTGATCCGCCCACTGCCCACGAAGTGAACCTCACCGCGGAGGTACTGAACACGAGTGACGCCGGAACTCGACTGCGGGTGTCAGCACGCCCAAGAGCAGGTGCGCCGCTCGAACAGGGGCGGATTATCCTCACGACTGAGGAGACGCGTGTTACCCGGCAGTTACGGCCGGCCGATGATGGGACTGTGGTCGTCGAACTGGATCAATCCGGGGTACGGAGAGGGAGACTGCGATACGAGCCGCCTGCTCCGTGGTGGAATCAGTCCCGGACGTATCCAACGCTGGCGACGAACGGGTCGTTCATCGACACCGCGAATCTGCCCGCCATTCGCGAGATTATCGATTTCATCGTGATTACTGGGCTGGTGTTCCTGCCGCTGTATCTGCTGCTGTACGGCTTTGACATCCTCACCAGAGGGAAATTTCTCGGCTGGTACGAACCATGACACAGAACCCACACTCATACAGCGACCGTATCGACCGACGAACAGCGCTGACCCTCCTCGGCGGTGGCCTTACCGCACTGGCGGGGTGTTCCAATTCCTCGTCCTCAGGGTCTCCAGCATCCCCATCTAGCGGAGACAGTGCTGGTAGACAGTCCGGTACAGAAGGCTGGGTCCCGCCAGAAGAGCAGTCAGAGTATATCACTGACAGTAGCTTCGTGGTTGATGGTCTGGAGTTATCCTTGGAATTAGAGCTCCAGAACTCGGCGGATATCGTCACTCTAGATTTGTTGGATGCACGGGGCAATGAGTACACATTAGCATTTCCCAAACAGGATAAGGCTACACTCACCCTCGCTGATGGGGCCAACAATGAGTACAGCGAAGATTCGCCGGAAGTTGAGGCGATAACTTCTGGGGAAAATACCATCGTCATCAACCTTACTGAGGAGACTGGCAAGGACGATGAACGGATTCACCTTCGGCTTGGCACCTCTGTAGAAGTCCAGCGGGTCACGTGGGGCGAATCAGTTGAAGGTGTAGATAAGCATGATTTAGTGATTGTCCTCAAAAACACTGGTCCACATCCTACTTCCCCAGGAATCATCCAGTACGCGAATGTCCCTGGTGACGATGCTTCCGGTCAGACACTATCGTCTGAGTTCTCGGTTATTAAACCAGACAAAACGGGAGCAGCAGTAATCCCTCTCGAGATATGGAAGGGAATAGGGTGTGGTGATGGCACAGAGCGGACCCTCGAATTTACTATTCCTTCGTTCTGGGCGAATACACTGAGAGTCTCCCAAACTGTTACATATTCTACTAGCGGCTCAGATTGCGGTTCGCTGACTGGCTCACCGACCGTCGCCAAATCAACCGATTCGAAGTCTGTGTAATAATGAATCAAAGAATCCGATATATAAGATTCAGCGAATCACAGGCCTGCTGGTATAACAATGGGGAGGGTTACCGATGAGTGAATTTGAGATATCTGAGTTCTTTGAACTCATTCAATATGAGGGGGGTAATCAAGGCGGTAGTGGGGATGATAATGACGGAAATTCAGATGGTGGTGACGGCGGTTATGATGGGGGAAATCAAGGCGGTAGTGGAGACGGTGGTGGCGGAGGTGTTGATGTCAACGTCGATGTTCCGTCTGTGAATGATTTCATCAACGATTTTATCCCTGAATTCCTCAGGAAGTTAGTTGAGGATCTCAAAAACCAAGTATTCACGGAGAGTGTACTCAAGAATCCTATCGAGGCTGGGATTGATGCGTTCCTCGAAGGACTAGCAACTGGCATTCAGAACGCGTTCAAGTCGTTCTTCAGAGCCCTCATCACGCCGTTAGTAGAAACGCCGGCACCTGAGGGAAACACTGTAGCAGGACCGGTCAAGATAGCGTTCCGTGGTGCGAGTAATGACCCCTGGGGGGCTCTTATTTCGAATCTCTATTTTGAGGGAATTGTCGGTCTGGCCCTCGGCCTTCAGTTCATCACACTAGCTGCCGTGGGCCTGCGGTACAAATCGATGGATCCAGTGGTCCGTAAGCAGGTCGGCCGACGTGTCGTGATGGCGTTCTTCGCGATTTTCCTGTGGTTGCCGGTTGCGTCTCTCGCAACGCAATTCTTCGATATTATCGCACGACAAATAGTGTTCGCGGGCTCGGCGTACGATATTGACGAAGTCGTAACCACCCTCTATTCCATCACCGAAATAGGGGTTGCAAACCCGGGACTGCTTGCGATACTCGTTCTTGTCGGACTCTATGTGTACCTGAAGGCGATATTCATAGCGATAGTCCGCTGGATACTGATTATACTGCTAACGCTGTGTATGCCGCTCGTGGCGGCCTTCTGGCCACTAGAAGTCTGGCCATTTAATCGGTTCTCTGGACTTGCCAAGCAAGTTGCAGGGGCATATCCTGGTGCTTTAGCCGGGGGTATCCCAGCAGCCGTCCTCTTCCGCATTAGCTTCGAAACAGATGCTTGGGGACTCCCTGACGCACTCACCGCGTTCGTTGCTCTAGCCACGATATACCTGGCAGCGAAGGCTCAGAAGGAGATGATCGTGCGGAGCAGTCGGACTGCGATGCGAGTGAGTGAACAGACTCTCGGTGGAGCCAAACAGTCTGTGAAGACACCGGCTGCAGTTGGCGCCGGTGCTGTGACCGCCGGCGCCGGTGTAGCGGCTGGGGCTGGGGGAGCACAGGCCGCGGCCGGCGGCTTCAGCGCACTGGGGAACGCTGCAAAGGGTCGCATCGGTCGGGCAGCCTACGGCGCCATGAACCTCCAT from Haloarcula salinisoli encodes:
- a CDS encoding copper-translocating P-type ATPase, producing the protein MDDHKDTNENPPGGEHQQDDSSHQHEHGEQDESDAESDEQRVEQELLEEEAHPAAESETVLDEQHEHAGHEGEGHDHGSHEGHGEGHGGMHEGHEQMFRRRFFVSTLLSIPVLLYSEMLQEWLGFSVPAFPGSEWINPVFAVIVFAYGGMPFLQMAVPELKDRSPGMMTLISMAITVAFVYSLASVVFPTQSAFFWELVTLIDIMLLGHWIEMRSVRRASSAVDELAKLMPDTAERITDDGETEEVPVRELSEGDLVLVRPGASVPADGTVEEGDSDVNESMITGESKPVSKEPGDEVIGGTINGDGSLRVRVGATGEETTLAGIMRLVEEAQQSKSKTQVLADRAAGWLFYVALGAAVVTAIAWTVAVSFDATVIERVVTVLVIACPHALGLAIPLVVAINTSLAARNGMLVRDRIAMEDARNLDAIIFDKTGTLTEGEHGVVDMATVNGVDEDDALGLAAAVESDSEHMIARAIREAADERDLTTPDATAFEAIKGRGVRANVDGNEVYVGGPNLLTQLDSEIPAHLQRFADEAGQNAQTVVYLVRDSELIAAFAMADVIREESFRVVDALHDLGIEVAMLTGDSQDVANAVADELGIDTVFAEVLPEDKDEKVQELQDQGKLVGMVGDGVNDAPALTRADVGIAIGSGTDVAVQSADVILVQNNPMDVVRLVKLSKASYRKMQENIVWAAGYNVFAIPLAAGVLAPIGILLSPAVGALLMSLSTVIVAINAQLLRRVDLSIPELPGVTPSTSTQTAD
- a CDS encoding transposase, with the translated sequence MTSQEHRLTDAYLVGLTLTEALKADQSLCTALRTLEGPFDSLNDGYPEWHPAPHSFEGMVRLLLYRELTGESYRSLAQYPELAVVFDLEKIPDESVLSRTWRNRFDEATREFVTTAAHYVIKEVHDRDISAPEVRPKAEIVDDEQEAADPVEDKSFSQEEIIQTTRLARDHAFGHFDSGRASNASYEDTQFFELQTFMGMVHCGTAQGATRFQYRHGEEYSPHGDTHLRAVKQFDPEELVNGFNETTDRLLSVIASEASFRRPVTAAIDITTIPYYGEVEGMPMVSGTKDRDGRAFKFATLSIIGQNIPLVLAVEPVRESSEWDENPSNQIHRTVRRLVRRAKEQVPIETVLCDREFDSIQVFQTLSNLDVNYLIPKRVSSSERDVLEQMEGDDQEVAVESASIHVESGSHPMRLLYVPSTSGEGTAVFATNLRVGPEEAETFCQRYSRRWQIESEYKSIKGDFLAKTSSKDYRIRLFYFVFAVLLYNIWRLTDFLLKASVGGEMDYAPVITAGECVELVASSLIPHD
- a CDS encoding tyrosine-type recombinase/integrase — its product is MPKSPDSDSLTNQDEPSWTLLDRDGLVDAYWDVVAPAMRADGLDPETEQPTYEWLNENGFRRFIYTLQEHHDTTVTEFCKQDLELESQGYDWEIDHADTVEALERYLDRQQQRKSWSESTIDAHRSRLGRYVRAYADVNDADDLLSPVARESAIPAHEAVDACWATFDELDQEVARETLRRIYITVSDWYTTLVSRREAALNPTDGLDYNWSGDDAGTTSNPPLGPDHVAALFEAAEDTREKLLVVALCGWGLRSGEVAALHADQLVLEDDAPRIEFESRKNGPGSVALIYGQDVVETRTAQFSDNEDWSGYLFPSPRSSSGHRTGGTIRNWFDELAERAALPAMIDGRRPVPQMARRFWYDRYSSTVEELVEHQIQEVAEEQGSASASVVWEDYLSEDRRRELRREFMREKLALAFESEPN
- a CDS encoding pilin, coding for MAQTTIGDTYCGTSVEGLLDVTFGALVGLGLPATMFYVGRSGLSYMRASGNPNQQNEARKDLILSMTGFGVILLAIVSPELIDKFASAASVQFSDCVKPLS